In one window of Fulvia fulva chromosome 5, complete sequence DNA:
- a CDS encoding Levodione reductase, translating into MTANFPIYPDLKGKVALITGIGQVGRRDSDTWGNGAATARVLSHNGVKIVGCDINLDAANYTKKRLLQDNPEASIDVFSADMTSVQDIEASVKVAEEKYGRIDILYNNVGITAPGDPGNLSEEAWQKMLDLNLNSVFRCCRLVIPIMERQGSGAIVNNASITAMRYIGKPQIGYATAKAAVIQYKKASGCMYSAKGIRFNCVVPGLMYTPLVVNLAESDKPEDQEVARKIMQHNVPLGRMGDGVDVANAVAFLASDVAKYVTSHALVVDGGITESTGTGGL; encoded by the coding sequence ATGACCGCCAACTTCCCAATCTACCCAGACCTCAAAGGCAAGGTTGCCCTTATCACCGGCATAGGCCAAGTCGGCCGTCGAGATTCCGATACTTGGGGTAATGGAGCAGCAACAGCTCGTGTCCTATCTCACAATGGCGTGAAAATAGTGGGCTGTGATATCAACCTAGACGCAGCAAACTACACCAAAAAGCGTTTGTTGCAGGATAACCCGGAAGCCAGCATCGACGTGTTCAGCGCAGACATGACTTCTGTCCAGGACATTGAGGCTTCCGTCAAAGTTGCCGAGGAGAAGTATGGAAGAATCGATATTCTTTACAATAATGTAGGGATAACAGCGCCAGGAGATCCGGGGAACTTATCAGAGGAAGCGTGGCAAAAGATGCTTGATTTGAACCTGAACAGTGTCTTCCGGTGTTGTCGGCTAGTGATCCCAATCATGGAAAGACAAGGCTCCGGAGCGATCGTCAACAATGCCTCTATCACAGCTATGCGGTATATCGGCAAGCCTCAGATCGGCTATGCCACGGCAAAGGCAGCCGTCATCCAGTACAAAAAAGCTTCGGGGTGTATGTATAGCGCCAAGGGAATCAGATTCAACTGTGTGGTGCCTGGGTTGATGTATACGCCACTGGTCGTGAACTTAGCCGAGAGCGATAAGCCAGAGGACCAGGAAGTGGCGAGGAAGATTATGCAGCATAATGTGCCACTGGGGCGGATGGGTGACGGAGTCGATGTTGCTAATGCGGTTGCATTCTTGGCCAGTGATGTGGCCAAGTACGTCACGAGTCATGCGCTCGTGGTTGATGGTGGAATCACGGAGAGTACTGGCACTGGCGGATTATGA
- a CDS encoding Ester hydrolase C11orf54 yields MLLRSYLFTLHLPGTSSYIRNLCCRLRPSLAAYHTIRTMNTTQHQLSPPALEELVTILTPALEANFEKARVSVEPCPDLRKAPYYLATEGLSGEECVADIGGQPNLFPEPRLECKYSLISIAKEMQMSGERGQLLGAGAGPFHDIGMNSELAPNLSWQGSFDNVKNLTYYTKFDGSNGSHATVCEPSPSANCALMINLYGSAGKPGSVLKITARSRKGDFKSFTECIRRALADKYGDERLVSIGGVFLIKTGKAHFHVMPDFPAAHGPPFKDAKQLNNGLTYHDFEAPIVCLSVFHSADPGKKLGLRLEHTHCFSLDGGNRGGHYHYDLMAGEGIDEVEYEAYFNVAKTLYRIDQPEVTLERDLHD; encoded by the coding sequence ATGCTGTTGCGTTCTTACCTGTTCACACTGCACTTGCCCGGCACATCATCCTATATCAGAAATCTCTGTTGCCGTCTCCGACCTTCGCTTGCAGCTTATCACACCATCAGAACGATGAACACAACGCAGCATCAACTATCGCCTCCAGCCCTGGAAGAGCTCGTCACCATCTTGACTCCTGCGCTGGAAGCTAATTTCGAGAAAGCAAGAGTGAGTGTAGAGCCATGTCCGGACTTAAGGAAAGCGCCCTACTACCTGGCAACGGAAGGTCTCTCAGGAGAGGAATGCGTAGCAGACATCGGCGGCCAGCCCAATCTATTTCCGGAGCCGAGGCTCGAGTGCAAGTACTCCCTGATCTCTATAGCGAAAGAAATGCAAATGAGCGGAGAGCGAGGCCAGCTACTGGGAGCAGGAGCCGGTCCTTTTCACGACATCGGCATGAACTCGGAACTGGCGCCAAATCTGAGCTGGCAGGGTAGCTTCGACAATGTCAAGAACCTCACTTATTACACGAAGTTTGATGGGAGTAATGGCAGCCACGCGACAGTATGCGAGCCGAGTCCCAGTGCCAATTGTGCTTTGATGATCAACTTGTATGGATCAGCTGGGAAGCCTGGATCTGTGCTGAAGATCACCGCTCGCTCACGCAAGGGCGACTTCAAGAGCTTCACCGAGTGCATTCGACGAGCATTAGCAGACAAATATGGAGATGAACGCCTCGTGAGCATAGGTGGAGTGTTCCTCATCAAGACCGGCAAGGCTCATTTCCATGTAATGCCGGACTTTCCAGCTGCACATGGCCCACCGTTCAAGGATGCAAAGCAGCTCAACAACGGGCTGACCTATCACGACTTTGAAGCTCCCATTGTTTGCTTGTCAGTCTTTCATTCTGCAGATCCTGGCAAGAAGCTCGGGCTGCGCTTGGAACATACCCATTGCTTCTCACTTGATGGTGGCAATCGCGGCGGACACTATCACTATGATCTTATGGCTGGAGAGGGCATCGATGAAGTGGAGTACGAAGCATACTTCAATGTGGCCAAAACTCTCTATCGCATCGACCAGCCTGAGGTGACTCTGGAGCGAGATCTGCATGATTGA